The following proteins are co-located in the Acidicapsa acidisoli genome:
- a CDS encoding carboxypeptidase-like regulatory domain-containing protein, with protein sequence MFQSIKSHVLAIGMLVGAFTAAVSVFPTICSQSAYAQTTVSSIHGTVTDKSDAVVPDAKVTALNTATGIAVDTTTNRSGYYLFTDLQPGGPYSVTVTATGFDRFEAKGITLAVNANWETDVKLTIGTTQQTVTVDASGVQVETSNTQLEQDINSDQIENIPLLGRDASGLEKLAPGAVESSDRFGGYSANGSQTTSNSYLLNGADINDGPLQDEGLSVNPDALQEENIVTSTLNPEFARNGGSVINQVFKAGTNHFHGSGFEYYRDTFLNNGDYFSQKRPNFHQNLYGGTLGGPVVKDKLFGFVAYQGFHNRVGATTETPVFPGGYTSGSFGAQSVSTNPIPFVINTAAGPCGPGTAAATWDVCFPSGTVTIPTTNFNSITAALTAKYVPAGNAGTTLNPLYNFNSPSSEVSDQGIVRVDYHLSDHDSLFGSFLFQSSPSNAGLSFGGGTLPGFGSVQVEHFKIASASYTHTFSPTMINELRAGYYRFIFGAVEPAQVVAPSSAGFDITPQYPQSGLPYMNLTGLFNLGFSHEGPQPRNDSNASASDNLSKTIGNHNLKFGGTIEQFLVSNPYNANNNGNYSFGGSGIYSSGVPAIDFLLGIPDTYAQTSGGFVDAKAWEFYLFAQDSWKATSDLTINYGIAWDTETPNYNEQFGGIGITCFAISNATSNVFTGGFPGLTYPGDPGCNTQGGATNKYDHFGPRLGFAWSPGKGPAALIGAPGSHLFALRAGFGLYYNRDQEEGQLQNLGDTPFFKNSLGAADFGGSPGLANPFADVAGGGSEPNPFPYARPTKGATLNWSNYVEEDMNAIGPNYTTPYIMNFNLNVQRELPGKMILQVGYVGSIGRKLATTYEGDPITAAGHAACLASAICSSKKYRPAQHLYFPENAAQPATTDGFPDYLSVGTLGTSGTSSYHSLQVSLNKNLSHHLYFTLAYTYSHALDNASGLESSGFNGPGTNSIPGFQHLSYGNSDYDARHRFVASYDYEVPLLASMKRNFLLQETLGGWHLAGITAFQGGFPIDITDFSTFNSLYCDEFSYYACPDIPVTSTFHIPKLNIRNPANTYFDNSVFSQEPVGTFGNVTRNFLHGPGYNYSNMSLYKLLPLGRDSQRSIQLMLQASNVFNHANFANPDGNFTDGALFGQVTGVKASADVNSDPTGGRTVQLAGKFRF encoded by the coding sequence ATGTTTCAGTCAATTAAGTCGCACGTTTTGGCGATCGGCATGTTGGTAGGCGCCTTTACGGCGGCTGTTTCCGTATTTCCCACAATCTGCAGTCAGTCAGCCTACGCTCAGACGACCGTCTCCTCGATTCACGGAACGGTGACTGACAAGAGTGACGCGGTTGTTCCGGACGCAAAGGTTACAGCGCTGAACACAGCGACAGGCATCGCCGTCGATACGACCACGAATCGCAGTGGCTACTATCTCTTCACGGACCTCCAGCCCGGCGGTCCCTATTCCGTTACGGTCACGGCCACAGGCTTCGACAGATTTGAGGCGAAAGGCATAACCCTTGCGGTTAACGCGAACTGGGAAACGGACGTGAAACTCACTATCGGCACGACCCAGCAGACGGTCACAGTCGATGCCTCTGGAGTGCAGGTCGAGACCAGCAACACCCAGTTGGAACAAGACATCAACTCAGACCAGATTGAAAATATACCGCTGCTGGGGCGTGACGCCTCCGGGCTTGAAAAACTGGCCCCAGGCGCAGTGGAGTCTTCAGACCGATTTGGAGGCTACTCGGCGAACGGCAGCCAGACCACCAGCAACTCCTACTTGCTGAATGGAGCCGATATCAACGACGGCCCATTGCAGGACGAAGGGCTCTCGGTGAATCCCGATGCGCTGCAGGAAGAGAACATCGTCACCAGCACACTCAATCCAGAGTTCGCGCGAAACGGCGGCTCTGTCATCAATCAGGTATTCAAGGCTGGCACCAACCATTTTCACGGCAGCGGATTTGAATACTACCGCGATACCTTCCTGAACAATGGAGACTACTTTTCACAGAAACGTCCGAATTTTCACCAGAACCTGTATGGCGGCACGCTCGGTGGCCCGGTCGTGAAGGATAAGCTCTTCGGCTTCGTTGCTTACCAGGGATTCCACAACCGTGTCGGAGCCACGACGGAAACGCCGGTGTTCCCGGGTGGCTACACTTCGGGTTCCTTTGGCGCTCAATCCGTATCGACGAATCCAATCCCGTTTGTGATCAACACGGCTGCCGGACCGTGCGGACCGGGCACCGCCGCGGCCACCTGGGATGTATGCTTCCCGAGTGGAACAGTCACCATCCCGACCACAAACTTTAACTCGATCACGGCTGCGCTCACAGCAAAGTACGTGCCGGCCGGGAATGCGGGAACGACACTGAATCCCCTTTACAACTTCAATTCCCCGAGTTCCGAAGTATCCGATCAAGGCATCGTTCGAGTGGACTATCATCTCAGCGACCACGATTCGCTGTTTGGTTCGTTCCTCTTTCAGTCCAGTCCCTCGAACGCGGGCTTGAGCTTCGGCGGGGGGACGCTGCCGGGTTTTGGATCAGTTCAGGTAGAACACTTCAAGATTGCCTCAGCTTCCTACACCCATACCTTCAGCCCGACAATGATCAACGAGCTGAGGGCCGGATATTATCGCTTCATCTTCGGAGCGGTTGAGCCCGCCCAGGTTGTTGCTCCCAGCAGCGCTGGTTTTGATATCACTCCGCAATATCCGCAGTCAGGCCTGCCCTACATGAATCTCACGGGCCTGTTTAATCTGGGATTCAGCCACGAGGGTCCGCAGCCCCGTAACGATTCAAATGCCTCAGCGTCGGACAACCTGAGCAAGACAATCGGAAACCACAACCTGAAGTTCGGTGGCACGATTGAGCAGTTTCTGGTGAGCAACCCGTACAACGCCAATAACAACGGCAATTACAGCTTCGGCGGCTCGGGAATCTATAGCTCCGGTGTTCCGGCCATCGATTTCCTTCTGGGAATTCCGGACACGTACGCCCAAACCTCGGGCGGCTTTGTGGACGCCAAGGCCTGGGAGTTCTACCTCTTCGCGCAGGATAGCTGGAAGGCGACGAGCGATCTAACCATTAACTACGGCATCGCATGGGACACGGAAACCCCGAACTACAACGAGCAGTTCGGCGGCATCGGCATCACCTGCTTCGCGATCAGCAACGCCACGTCGAATGTATTCACGGGTGGATTCCCCGGCCTTACATATCCAGGTGATCCGGGCTGCAACACCCAGGGTGGCGCCACGAATAAATACGATCACTTTGGCCCGCGGCTGGGTTTTGCCTGGTCGCCGGGCAAAGGGCCCGCAGCGTTGATAGGCGCCCCTGGTTCTCATCTCTTTGCCCTGCGTGCCGGCTTCGGTCTTTACTACAACCGCGACCAGGAAGAGGGGCAGTTGCAGAACCTCGGCGATACGCCGTTCTTCAAGAATTCGCTTGGCGCAGCGGACTTCGGCGGCAGCCCCGGATTGGCCAATCCATTTGCCGATGTCGCCGGCGGCGGTTCAGAGCCAAATCCCTTCCCGTACGCTCGCCCGACCAAGGGAGCCACGCTCAATTGGTCGAACTACGTCGAAGAGGACATGAACGCAATTGGCCCGAACTACACGACACCTTACATCATGAACTTCAACCTGAATGTGCAGCGCGAGTTGCCCGGCAAGATGATTCTTCAGGTAGGTTACGTGGGTTCAATTGGTCGTAAGCTGGCGACGACCTATGAGGGGGATCCGATTACTGCCGCCGGTCACGCCGCCTGCCTGGCGAGCGCGATTTGTTCGAGCAAGAAGTATAGGCCCGCGCAGCATCTGTACTTCCCGGAGAATGCTGCGCAGCCGGCAACCACTGACGGGTTTCCCGATTATCTCAGCGTCGGAACCCTGGGCACCTCGGGCACATCGAGCTACCACTCCTTGCAGGTCAGTCTGAACAAGAACCTGTCGCACCACCTGTATTTCACTCTGGCCTACACCTACAGCCATGCCCTCGACAATGCCTCGGGACTGGAAAGCTCCGGCTTCAACGGACCAGGAACAAACTCAATTCCAGGCTTCCAGCACCTGAGCTACGGCAACTCCGATTACGATGCCCGTCACCGCTTTGTTGCTTCGTACGATTATGAAGTGCCGCTTCTCGCATCCATGAAGCGGAACTTCCTCTTGCAAGAAACGCTGGGGGGCTGGCATCTGGCTGGCATTACAGCGTTCCAGGGTGGATTCCCGATCGACATCACCGACTTTTCAACCTTCAACTCGCTCTATTGCGACGAGTTCAGTTACTACGCTTGCCCCGACATCCCTGTTACATCCACCTTCCATATCCCAAAGCTTAATATCCGTAACCCGGCGAACACGTACTTTGACAACAGCGTGTTTTCGCAGGAGCCCGTTGGGACCTTCGGCAACGTCACCCGCAACTTCCTTCATGGACCGGGCTATAACTACTCCAACATGAGCTTGTACAAGCTGCTGCCGCTGGGTCGCGATTCCCAGCGTTCGATACAGCTCATGCTGCAGGCTTCCAACGTCTTCAACCACGCAAACTTTGCCAACCCCGACGGCAACTTCACCGACGGTGCTTTGTTCGGTCAGGTCACGGGCGTGAAGGCCTCGGCTGATGTGAACAGCGATCCGACAGGTGGAAGGACTGTTCAACTGGCTGGTAAATTCCGCTTCTAG
- a CDS encoding TonB-dependent receptor produces MQLFRNSLSALLLAAAIAGGAVVSSYVPVAQAQTSVTGAISGTVTDASGGAVPGAQVTITDTATDARQTAVTNEEGRYTVGLLKPSQYKITAISTGLKSDTVVVTVLLGTTVPGDIEVKLTGDSTVIDVNAATLPLIDTQNVALASTFNLEELQALPTPGGDVTTVAFTLPGVVVNAGGSYGNFSSDGLPGISNLFVLNGFDNQDPFLNLNNSGSSNLTLGQGELAEATVVQNGYNSQYGRAAGAIIEYTTRSGSNKFHGSANYMYNGTVLNANGWFNNFTDTPRPHAVSNEWAANGGGPIIKDKVFFFADYEGLHYVLPASGFVSLPSSEFQAYSLATVPSSAVSTYQQMFNLYDKAPSYSGATPTPTVGAASPTNPGGGCGALSGTTTPDGAILGQTTACTLGAFASANNINIEWLFTGRVDWHISDKHSLYGRYKMDRGSQPTATSYINPAFNTVSIQPEYEGQFNDSYVITPHLTNSAVVAANWYTAYFGPASVSAAESVLPFWAYFNIGADGSGTSNVAGLSNLGVPGYFPQGRNVTQYQLQDDVNWIHGRNTFKFGANFRRDLVEDYDAQQYTDFPFLQVYTLQNIANGQLCGSGSAFCGSFTQAFVNAPTAHLALYNLGVYLQDEWQVSPKLKLTIGGRLDRTGDPLCHGGCFSLYGGGFPNSAASLTTPYSSEINNVNAHPFGVDKINFQPRFGFNYAFNDKTVIRGGAGLFADLYPAGFLDGPIQNFPNYNSVTVTTGTVATGGAGSLPAFAGQVNGAIQGGFATGSATSINTALNALGVPFTPPSINAYFSGTLHEPQYVEYSLQLQHQFNKSDGVSLTYAGNYGYNEIIQNPYLNAASGAYDNTTGTWLSTGGFAGLNVSPADPSFAQVNAYTNNAHSNYSGGMIAYTHQGQGITAHISYSYSHALDTISNGGEGEYYNIGSITKQVTPSLGYGNLNYSNADYDIRNDLVGDVVYAEPFKMQNKIANSLVSGWLVSAKTYYRSGEPYTVDNNNVVNGYQTLGTINNPQGASSLMAQVSQWNLTNTCGSNPHGAVTNPCLDATQYVTAQTTFGNLRRNYFYGPHYANTDMTLSKDIFKRESTAFALGAQVYNIFNHPNFSNPGSEIGTSTFGAITSVQAPPTSPYGSFQSAAVTQRVLVVTGKFTF; encoded by the coding sequence ATGCAACTTTTCAGGAACTCTCTTAGTGCGCTGCTCCTCGCAGCTGCTATAGCTGGAGGGGCGGTCGTCAGCAGCTATGTGCCCGTTGCTCAAGCGCAAACTTCAGTTACCGGCGCCATCAGCGGCACAGTGACGGATGCTTCGGGTGGAGCGGTCCCCGGAGCGCAGGTGACCATTACAGATACGGCTACCGACGCCAGGCAGACCGCGGTCACAAACGAAGAAGGGCGCTACACCGTCGGCTTGCTTAAGCCATCCCAATATAAGATCACCGCTATATCCACCGGACTTAAGTCGGATACCGTGGTCGTAACAGTTCTCCTCGGAACAACGGTTCCTGGAGATATCGAGGTCAAGCTCACCGGGGACAGCACGGTAATCGATGTAAATGCTGCCACGCTCCCGCTGATCGACACGCAGAACGTGGCCCTCGCGTCAACCTTCAATCTGGAAGAGCTTCAAGCGCTGCCAACCCCAGGTGGAGACGTTACGACCGTGGCCTTTACGCTTCCTGGCGTAGTCGTGAATGCGGGCGGATCCTACGGCAACTTCAGCTCCGACGGACTGCCGGGTATTTCGAATTTGTTTGTTTTGAATGGCTTCGACAACCAGGACCCGTTCCTCAACCTGAATAACTCGGGCAGCTCCAACCTGACACTCGGCCAGGGCGAGCTGGCTGAAGCGACCGTTGTGCAGAACGGTTACAACTCGCAGTACGGTCGCGCAGCCGGAGCTATCATCGAGTACACGACTCGGTCGGGCAGCAATAAGTTCCACGGCTCGGCTAACTACATGTACAACGGCACCGTTCTGAACGCGAATGGCTGGTTCAACAACTTCACCGACACGCCTCGCCCTCATGCCGTTTCGAATGAGTGGGCAGCCAATGGCGGCGGACCGATTATCAAGGACAAGGTCTTCTTCTTCGCCGACTACGAGGGTCTGCACTACGTGCTGCCGGCAAGCGGATTTGTCTCGTTGCCCAGCTCGGAATTTCAGGCCTACTCGCTGGCAACGGTTCCTTCCTCTGCTGTTTCCACTTACCAGCAAATGTTCAACCTGTACGACAAGGCGCCTTCCTACTCGGGCGCGACACCCACACCGACTGTTGGCGCTGCCTCTCCCACAAATCCTGGCGGCGGATGCGGTGCCTTGAGCGGCACGACAACACCGGATGGCGCCATTCTGGGTCAGACCACCGCTTGCACACTGGGCGCGTTCGCTTCCGCGAACAACATCAACATCGAGTGGCTCTTTACGGGTCGTGTCGACTGGCACATCAGCGACAAGCACAGCCTCTATGGCCGCTACAAGATGGATCGTGGTTCGCAGCCAACCGCCACCAGCTACATCAACCCGGCTTTCAATACTGTTTCGATCCAGCCCGAATACGAAGGTCAGTTCAACGACAGCTATGTCATTACCCCGCATCTGACCAACTCCGCTGTGGTCGCGGCTAACTGGTATACGGCCTACTTTGGACCGGCCAGCGTAAGCGCAGCCGAATCCGTGCTCCCCTTCTGGGCCTACTTCAATATTGGCGCGGATGGAAGCGGAACTTCCAATGTAGCCGGTCTCTCCAATCTCGGTGTCCCGGGTTACTTCCCCCAGGGCAGAAACGTGACCCAATACCAGTTGCAGGACGATGTGAACTGGATTCATGGCAGAAACACGTTCAAGTTTGGAGCCAACTTCCGGCGCGATCTGGTCGAGGACTATGACGCGCAGCAGTACACGGACTTCCCTTTCCTTCAGGTCTACACCTTGCAGAACATCGCCAACGGACAGCTATGCGGTTCCGGTTCCGCTTTTTGCGGCAGCTTCACTCAGGCATTCGTGAACGCTCCCACGGCGCACCTTGCGCTCTACAACCTGGGCGTTTATCTCCAGGATGAGTGGCAGGTATCGCCGAAGTTGAAGCTGACCATCGGCGGCCGTCTCGATCGCACCGGAGATCCGCTCTGCCACGGCGGCTGCTTCTCACTCTATGGCGGCGGATTCCCGAATTCCGCTGCATCGCTGACCACCCCCTATAGCTCGGAGATCAACAACGTCAATGCACATCCGTTCGGAGTGGATAAGATCAACTTCCAGCCTCGCTTCGGATTCAACTATGCCTTTAATGACAAGACCGTGATCCGTGGCGGCGCAGGTCTTTTCGCCGACCTGTACCCGGCCGGCTTCCTCGACGGTCCCATCCAGAATTTCCCGAACTACAACTCGGTTACCGTGACAACGGGCACGGTCGCAACCGGCGGTGCGGGAAGCCTTCCGGCATTTGCGGGTCAGGTCAATGGCGCAATCCAGGGTGGATTCGCCACGGGATCAGCCACTTCGATCAACACCGCGTTGAACGCTCTGGGCGTTCCCTTCACGCCCCCGAGCATCAATGCCTACTTCAGTGGAACGCTGCATGAACCGCAGTACGTGGAATACAGCCTGCAACTCCAGCATCAGTTCAACAAGAGCGACGGTGTCTCGTTGACCTACGCTGGCAACTACGGCTACAACGAGATCATTCAGAACCCCTACCTGAATGCCGCCAGCGGAGCCTACGATAACACCACCGGAACCTGGCTCTCCACAGGCGGATTTGCGGGTCTGAACGTTTCCCCGGCTGATCCCAGCTTTGCCCAGGTGAATGCCTACACCAACAACGCACACTCCAACTACAGCGGCGGCATGATCGCCTACACGCACCAGGGACAAGGCATCACCGCACACATCAGCTACTCCTACAGCCACGCTCTGGATACCATCTCCAATGGAGGCGAGGGCGAGTACTACAACATTGGATCAATTACCAAGCAGGTCACCCCCTCGCTTGGCTACGGCAATCTGAACTACTCCAATGCCGATTACGACATTCGCAACGACCTGGTAGGTGACGTAGTCTACGCCGAACCCTTCAAGATGCAGAACAAGATCGCCAATTCTCTCGTAAGCGGCTGGCTGGTGAGCGCGAAGACCTACTATCGTTCGGGCGAGCCCTACACTGTGGATAACAACAATGTAGTCAACGGCTACCAGACTCTGGGAACTATCAATAATCCTCAGGGTGCAAGTTCACTGATGGCTCAGGTCTCTCAATGGAACCTGACCAACACCTGCGGCAGCAATCCCCACGGCGCGGTCACCAACCCCTGCCTGGATGCGACACAATACGTAACGGCCCAAACAACGTTTGGCAACCTTCGCAGGAATTACTTCTACGGCCCGCACTATGCGAACACGGATATGACTCTCTCCAAGGACATATTCAAGCGGGAATCAACCGCATTCGCACTCGGCGCGCAAGTCTACAACATCTTCAACCATCCCAACTTCTCCAACCCGGGCAGCGAAATCGGAACCAGCACATTCGGCGCAATCACCAGCGTGCAGGCTCCTCCGACCAGCCCGTATGGCTCGTTCCAGAGCGCAGCCGTCACGCAGCGCGTGTTGGTGGTAACCGGGAAATTCACCTTCTAG
- a CDS encoding TonB-dependent receptor, with protein MQVLRNSLSALLVAASLCGGVFVSTFTPPSALAQADLGAISGIITDASGAVIGNATVTVTNSGTGAVRSTVTNSKGEYAVTQLNAGDYSLSISASGFANATDSLRVTVGSTIDASIKLAVAGSKTEVIVSADDSASVHLESAQVSTVITPEEINSLPLADRDAYGLVSLSGNVSADPTAAMRGVGFNIAGGRSSSVDILLDGAENTDLYAVGIGQQTPLDAVQEFSVVTASEGAEFGRASSGAVNVSTKSGTNKFHGDVYEYNRISTFASDGFNNNALFAAGDLANPKSRYVHNQFGYFVGGPIKKDKLFFSSATEWTRIRSAATVVAEVPLPGLIAFAAPNMQSYFSTYGAALAHPVNGQSYTGQDLINEGVFASDVIALSATNPAILTTPLFGTVAYQNPGDSGGGEPQNTWNNFNRIDYNISDKTSLYGRYSQYNQLEFAGTNNTSPYAGYNTGTTQKNYNLLVSITHSFTSTLASNTKVLLTRFNNAQPLGSVPVSPTLYVNGSTSVALGSGTIYFPGYLPTSPGNAIPFGGPQNFIQVGDDLSWTKGRHNIKFGGEFLNVKDNRVFGAYENAVDALKQTGTKGALQNFVSGNLGEIEVALNPNGVYPCSRDVNTGATIVTSACEIALPATQPNFSRSNRYQDGALYAADSYHATSRLTLSAGLRWEVYGPQHSQRPGLDANFFLGSGGSEYEDIRNGQILTRVNAPNGRLWNLNLLQFGPRIGLAYDLTGDGKTSLRAGYGLSYERNFNNVTFNVIQNPPNYAVVALIGSSPISTNNLGTFGTGSGSVALPNTTLRAVDPKIKPAYAENWTVSLERQIDPSTLITAGYVASRGIHNYSIANLNREFAGGNYLGDANFSNRLNLQYSNINWRGADGDSYYESVNLGIRSNNLRRTGLGMQANYTFGHSIDNTSSTFTDGESNIDNLGYLDPFNKGLDRGNSDFDVRHRVTAAVWWNVPFFNHGSGLTKAVFGGWNAATTFNAVTGNPYTIFDCGYAFTQCPRVSFIGYKKPAGLSKLQDISSTFGPNTYSYQNLPAYTDAAGNANYNEQLNPGSGTSDTPLPGGAGLASGGFVRGMTGRNAFSGPGSWGENFIASKNIAIHERYSIKLSATFINVFNHANTFLNLDGTNDVSSFSNILAFKGESASGNVPGNRNTELEAKFVF; from the coding sequence ATGCAAGTTTTGAGGAACTCTCTAAGTGCTCTGCTCGTGGCAGCGTCTCTATGCGGAGGTGTGTTTGTCTCGACTTTCACCCCCCCATCCGCTCTTGCTCAGGCCGATCTCGGAGCCATCAGTGGCATAATCACAGACGCCTCGGGTGCCGTCATAGGCAACGCCACCGTCACAGTGACCAATTCTGGGACCGGTGCAGTCCGTTCCACCGTTACGAATAGCAAGGGCGAGTATGCCGTCACCCAGCTCAATGCCGGTGACTACAGCCTTTCCATCTCGGCCAGCGGCTTCGCCAACGCCACAGATTCCCTCCGCGTCACCGTCGGTTCGACCATCGACGCCAGCATCAAGCTCGCTGTCGCCGGCAGCAAGACCGAAGTCATCGTATCCGCGGATGACTCCGCCTCCGTGCATCTTGAAAGCGCGCAAGTCTCCACCGTCATCACCCCGGAAGAGATCAACAGCCTTCCCCTCGCCGACCGCGACGCCTATGGACTGGTTTCCCTTTCCGGAAACGTCAGCGCCGATCCCACCGCCGCGATGCGTGGTGTTGGGTTCAACATCGCCGGTGGCCGTTCCTCCTCGGTCGACATCCTCCTTGACGGCGCAGAAAACACCGACCTCTACGCAGTCGGCATCGGCCAGCAAACGCCGCTAGATGCTGTCCAGGAGTTCAGCGTCGTCACCGCAAGCGAAGGCGCTGAATTTGGCCGCGCCTCCAGCGGCGCCGTCAACGTCTCCACCAAGTCCGGCACCAACAAATTCCACGGCGACGTCTACGAGTACAACCGTATCTCGACCTTCGCTTCCGACGGCTTCAATAACAACGCCCTCTTCGCAGCCGGCGATCTGGCCAATCCCAAGTCCCGTTATGTCCACAACCAGTTCGGTTACTTCGTCGGCGGCCCCATCAAGAAGGACAAGCTGTTCTTCTCCTCCGCCACCGAGTGGACCCGCATTCGCAGCGCCGCTACTGTCGTCGCCGAGGTACCGCTCCCTGGCCTGATCGCCTTCGCTGCGCCCAACATGCAGTCCTACTTCTCCACCTACGGCGCAGCCTTGGCCCATCCCGTCAACGGTCAGAGCTACACCGGCCAGGACCTGATCAACGAGGGCGTATTCGCCTCGGATGTCATCGCGTTGAGCGCCACTAATCCGGCCATTCTCACCACGCCGCTCTTCGGCACCGTCGCTTATCAGAACCCCGGCGATTCCGGCGGCGGCGAACCGCAGAATACTTGGAACAACTTCAATCGCATCGACTACAACATCAGCGATAAGACAAGCCTCTACGGCCGGTATAGCCAATACAATCAACTCGAATTCGCCGGAACCAACAACACCAGCCCCTACGCCGGCTACAACACCGGAACCACGCAGAAGAACTACAACCTGCTTGTTTCCATCACCCATTCCTTCACCAGTACGTTGGCCTCCAATACCAAGGTGCTCCTCACCCGCTTCAACAACGCGCAGCCTCTCGGCAGCGTTCCTGTCAGCCCAACCCTGTATGTCAATGGCTCTACGTCGGTTGCGCTCGGCTCCGGTACCATCTACTTTCCCGGCTACCTTCCTACCTCGCCAGGCAACGCCATCCCTTTCGGCGGACCCCAGAATTTCATTCAGGTCGGTGACGATCTGAGCTGGACCAAGGGCAGACACAACATCAAGTTCGGCGGCGAGTTCCTCAACGTCAAAGACAACCGCGTCTTCGGCGCCTATGAGAATGCGGTAGACGCCCTCAAGCAAACAGGCACCAAAGGTGCTTTGCAAAACTTCGTCTCTGGCAACCTCGGCGAAATCGAAGTCGCCCTGAATCCCAACGGCGTCTACCCCTGCTCTCGGGATGTCAATACCGGCGCGACCATCGTCACATCTGCCTGCGAGATCGCCCTTCCCGCCACGCAGCCCAACTTCTCCCGCAGCAACCGCTATCAGGACGGCGCGCTCTACGCCGCGGACTCCTACCACGCCACGTCCCGCCTGACTCTCAGCGCAGGCCTGCGTTGGGAAGTCTACGGTCCTCAACACTCGCAGCGCCCCGGCCTGGACGCCAACTTCTTCCTCGGCAGCGGTGGAAGCGAGTATGAAGACATCCGCAACGGTCAGATCCTGACCCGCGTCAACGCGCCCAACGGCCGCCTCTGGAACCTCAACCTGCTGCAGTTCGGCCCGCGTATCGGCCTCGCCTACGACCTCACCGGAGACGGAAAGACCAGCCTCCGCGCAGGCTACGGCCTTAGCTACGAGCGCAACTTCAACAACGTCACCTTCAACGTCATCCAGAATCCGCCAAACTACGCGGTCGTGGCTCTGATCGGAAGCAGCCCGATCAGCACCAACAATCTGGGCACCTTCGGCACGGGCTCCGGCTCTGTCGCCCTGCCTAACACCACGCTGCGTGCCGTCGATCCTAAGATCAAACCGGCATACGCGGAAAACTGGACCGTCAGCCTTGAGCGTCAGATCGATCCCAGCACACTGATCACCGCCGGCTACGTTGCCTCCCGTGGCATCCATAACTATTCCATCGCCAACCTCAACCGTGAGTTTGCAGGCGGAAACTACCTCGGCGACGCCAACTTCTCCAATCGCCTCAACCTCCAGTACTCCAACATCAACTGGCGCGGCGCGGACGGCGACAGCTACTACGAGAGCGTCAACCTCGGCATTCGCAGCAACAACCTCCGTCGCACCGGCCTCGGCATGCAGGCTAACTACACCTTTGGCCACTCCATCGACAACACCAGCTCCACCTTCACCGATGGCGAATCCAATATCGACAATCTCGGTTATCTCGATCCATTCAATAAAGGCCTGGACCGCGGCAACTCAGACTTCGATGTGCGCCACCGCGTCACCGCCGCCGTCTGGTGGAACGTTCCTTTCTTCAATCATGGCAGCGGCCTGACGAAGGCCGTCTTCGGCGGATGGAACGCCGCAACCACATTCAACGCCGTGACCGGCAACCCTTACACCATCTTCGACTGCGGATATGCCTTCACCCAGTGCCCGCGCGTCAGCTTCATCGGCTACAAAAAGCCAGCCGGGTTGAGCAAGTTGCAGGACATCAGCAGCACATTCGGACCTAACACCTACTCCTACCAGAACCTCCCCGCCTACACGGACGCTGCGGGCAATGCCAACTACAACGAGCAGCTCAACCCCGGCTCAGGCACCTCGGACACACCGCTCCCCGGCGGCGCTGGCCTCGCTTCCGGTGGCTTCGTTCGCGGGATGACCGGCCGCAACGCCTTCTCAGGGCCCGGCTCCTGGGGCGAGAACTTTATCGCCAGCAAGAACATCGCGATCCATGAACGCTACAGCATCAAGCTGAGCGCTACCTTCATCAATGTCTTCAATCACGCCAACACATTCCTGAACCTGGATGGCACCAACGACGTCAGCTCCTTCTCCAACATCCTGGCCTTCAAAGGGGAGAGCGCGTCAGGCAACGTTCCGGGCAACCGCAACACGGAACTCGAAGCCAAGTTCGTCTTCTAA